From Echinicola soli, a single genomic window includes:
- the pheS gene encoding phenylalanine--tRNA ligase subunit alpha produces the protein MHQDKIEALKIEISEADASNPEELEAYRMRYISKKSVVGALFSEMKNVPNDQKKAYGQMVNSVKQAAEEKFKALIDKVNDGESKSKSSDIDLTLPATNQPVGGIHPLTATRQRIIEIFERIGFNLSEGPEIEDDWHNFTALNFPENHPAREMQDTFFIEKNPDIALRTHTSSVQVRVMENQKPPIRTLSPGRVFRNEAISARAHCIFHQVEGLYVDENVSFADLKQTLYHFAKEMFGKETKVRFRPSYFPFTEPSAEIDISCLLCGGDGCNVCKGTGWVEIGGSGMVDPNVLENCGIDSEKYTGFAFGMGIERIAMLKYQIKDLRLFTENDIRFLKQFKPLL, from the coding sequence ATGCATCAGGATAAAATTGAAGCATTAAAAATAGAAATTTCAGAGGCAGACGCCAGCAATCCGGAGGAACTGGAAGCATACCGTATGCGCTATATTAGTAAAAAGAGTGTCGTGGGAGCACTTTTTTCAGAAATGAAAAATGTACCGAATGATCAAAAAAAGGCTTATGGCCAAATGGTCAATAGTGTAAAGCAAGCGGCCGAGGAAAAGTTCAAGGCATTGATAGACAAGGTCAATGATGGAGAAAGCAAGTCGAAATCTTCCGATATAGACCTAACCCTCCCTGCCACTAACCAACCAGTAGGTGGCATTCATCCACTAACAGCTACCCGTCAGCGGATCATTGAGATTTTCGAAAGAATAGGCTTTAATTTATCCGAAGGGCCTGAAATAGAAGATGACTGGCATAATTTCACCGCATTGAATTTTCCTGAAAACCACCCTGCCAGAGAAATGCAGGACACGTTTTTTATCGAAAAGAATCCGGACATCGCACTGAGGACCCACACCTCCTCTGTCCAAGTAAGGGTAATGGAAAATCAAAAACCTCCTATCCGAACCTTATCACCAGGAAGGGTATTCAGAAACGAAGCGATCTCAGCAAGGGCACATTGTATATTCCATCAAGTAGAAGGCCTATATGTGGATGAAAACGTGAGCTTCGCCGACTTGAAGCAAACCCTCTACCACTTTGCCAAAGAAATGTTTGGTAAAGAGACCAAGGTTCGTTTTCGCCCATCGTATTTTCCCTTTACAGAGCCAAGTGCTGAAATCGATATTTCTTGCCTGCTATGTGGTGGTGATGGCTGCAATGTGTGCAAGGGAACAGGATGGGTAGAAATCGGAGGTTCCGGTATGGTAGACCCAAATGTACTTGAAAATTGTGGTATTGATTCGGAGAAATATACTGGCTTTGCATTTGGCATGGGTATCGAGCGCATCGCCATGCTGAAGTATCAAATCAAAGATTTAAGGCTATTTACTGAAAACGATATTCGATTCCTAAAGCAGTTTAAGCCACTGCTATAA
- a CDS encoding peptidylprolyl isomerase, translating to MNNLTKTLAVILCFLSTITVYAQEKDSTSTEETKPSGQILDKIIAKVDNYIILESDLQKSYLEAISQSQEGFEAPSRCEVFESLLVNKLMLAKAEIDSVIVTDAEVIMDVNQRFNMVLQQFGGNEETLVEAYGKTAEQLKSEIHDLVKEQKTIAKMRSSIVQSMSVSPAEVREFYNKIPKDSLPFFSAEVSVGQIVKKPAPSRKEKDRVIKQLNDIKQQILEGEVDFASMAVKYSEDPGSKNQGGDLGFFRKGELAPEYEAMALSLREGEIGEPVESQFGIHLIQLLEKRTDSFNTRHILIKPRPTEQDIAVAERELDSLRNLIKLDSMSFAKAAKDFSEDRNTSDNGGFFSDPTTGANRLSARTLEDPILYFTIDTMQVGTISHALRYEEQNQRTGEPEKAVRLLYFKNEYPAHRANLEDDYEKLKAATKKQKESEALEDWFKIAKDEVYIDIDPAYDRCNALKEDED from the coding sequence ATGAATAACCTTACTAAAACGCTGGCCGTTATTTTATGCTTTTTGAGCACTATTACAGTTTATGCTCAGGAGAAAGACAGTACCAGCACGGAAGAAACCAAGCCCTCAGGCCAGATACTGGATAAAATCATCGCCAAGGTAGATAATTACATCATCTTGGAGTCTGATCTCCAGAAGTCATACCTGGAGGCGATTTCACAATCCCAGGAAGGCTTTGAAGCACCTTCCAGGTGTGAAGTGTTTGAGTCGCTGTTGGTGAATAAATTAATGCTGGCCAAGGCTGAAATAGACTCCGTAATCGTTACGGATGCAGAGGTAATCATGGATGTAAACCAGCGGTTCAATATGGTTTTGCAGCAGTTTGGAGGAAATGAGGAAACCCTCGTGGAGGCGTACGGCAAGACTGCTGAACAGCTGAAGTCAGAGATCCACGACCTGGTAAAAGAGCAAAAAACCATTGCCAAGATGAGAAGCTCTATCGTGCAGAGCATGTCCGTGTCACCTGCTGAGGTGCGGGAATTTTATAACAAGATACCCAAAGACTCTTTGCCGTTTTTCTCTGCGGAGGTTTCTGTGGGCCAGATCGTAAAAAAGCCCGCGCCCAGCCGGAAGGAAAAGGATCGTGTAATCAAGCAATTAAATGATATCAAGCAGCAGATCCTGGAAGGAGAGGTGGATTTTGCCTCCATGGCCGTCAAATATTCCGAAGATCCTGGGTCAAAAAACCAAGGCGGGGATTTGGGATTTTTCCGTAAAGGGGAGTTGGCACCAGAATATGAAGCAATGGCACTTAGTCTCCGGGAAGGAGAAATTGGAGAGCCGGTCGAATCGCAGTTTGGAATCCACTTGATCCAGCTGCTGGAAAAGAGGACGGATTCCTTTAATACCCGGCATATCCTCATTAAGCCAAGGCCTACAGAACAGGATATTGCTGTAGCAGAAAGGGAACTGGACAGCCTCAGGAACCTGATTAAATTAGACAGCATGAGCTTTGCTAAGGCTGCTAAGGATTTTTCTGAAGATAGGAACACCTCTGATAATGGTGGATTCTTTTCTGATCCTACGACTGGGGCAAACAGGCTTTCTGCCAGGACCCTTGAAGATCCTATTCTGTATTTCACTATAGATACTATGCAGGTAGGTACTATTAGCCATGCCTTGCGCTATGAAGAGCAGAATCAGCGTACAGGTGAACCAGAAAAGGCCGTTCGCCTACTTTATTTCAAAAATGAGTATCCGGCACACCGTGCAAATCTGGAGGATGATTACGAAAAGCTCAAAGCGGCTACCAAAAAGCAGAAAGAATCTGAGGCATTGGAAGATTGGTTTAAAATTGCCAAGGATGAAGTGTATATTGACATCGATCCAGCGTATGACCGCTGTAATGCCCTTAAGGAAGACGAGGATTAG
- a CDS encoding ATP-binding protein translates to MKHELRLYCEKTKLADLRDFLVTELSHAKLTDVLKNELVLAVEEVCANRIIHTHGCNPSNHLHVKVHQQDDRIIFEITDNGEPFDILDYKTPDLKEIIKDRQKNKSGGGVGILLVKRIMDTIEIESHPSWYMVRLIKRLNSK, encoded by the coding sequence ATGAAGCATGAATTGAGACTATATTGCGAAAAGACCAAACTGGCTGATCTGAGAGATTTCTTGGTCACAGAGCTGTCCCATGCCAAGCTCACCGATGTGTTGAAAAACGAATTGGTGCTGGCCGTGGAAGAGGTGTGCGCAAACCGCATCATCCACACCCACGGCTGCAATCCCTCCAATCACCTCCACGTGAAAGTCCATCAACAAGACGACCGGATTATTTTTGAAATTACCGATAACGGAGAGCCTTTTGATATTTTGGATTACAAGACTCCGGACTTAAAAGAGATCATTAAAGACAGGCAAAAAAACAAATCAGGTGGTGGCGTAGGTATTTTGCTGGTGAAACGCATCATGGACACCATAGAAATTGAATCCCACCCATCTTGGTACATGGTAAGACTGATCAAGCGATTGAATTCCAAATAA
- a CDS encoding peptidylprolyl isomerase translates to MKTTYQCLWVLGLLVACSPNSKVSQSTPLSDEPQYLLTVGNENVSAEEFMHMLSKNREFDQKEDKLSKQEFEENFDLFLNYKLKVKEAEALGMDETVEFQREFNAFKEDLKKPYILETSLQEGEIRKAYSRMQEIVHAQHILLRFPANSGREDSVAVFRMAVKIKERAEAGEVFSKLAEEYSQDPSVKNNQGDLGYFTSLQMVYPFEDAVYQLKPGQVSDPVLTDFGYHVIKLLDRKPNPGQVKVSHILIRTDPTDPLSEDRAKRKITDIYAALQKEDTSWEEVCELFSEDTNTKENGGELPWFGVGAFLKEFEDAAFGLTEIGEISSPVKTSYGYHIIRLEDEKPLAPYEQVEESLKSKILRDSRSGLINSQVIAIQKSRYDFMENGTVIATAKELVTGQSTALKDLREVYTSQNIMDSTLFTVKGESKKVADLVDFVERDEVVVKVGRKNPFDAWFSKFVETTLDQAEEADLMANNDDFRLLVNEYREGILLFNLMNEQVWQKALKDTAGLMEYFEGHRDQYMWEERTEALIVSVLAPEAEKPIKDFLAGTHYQAGLKEALVDHLPSLSTLSYKVEEGVFEVDNNPVLKAMEIQSGLQEVEVNNKRYIALLGKQYPEGPKAFNETRGKVIQDYQEYLNQTLISLLKQNFIIQINEDEKSRVENIVVAQN, encoded by the coding sequence ATGAAAACTACATACCAGTGTCTTTGGGTGTTGGGTCTATTGGTGGCGTGTTCACCAAACTCCAAGGTTTCACAGAGCACTCCACTATCGGATGAGCCGCAGTATCTTCTCACAGTAGGCAACGAAAACGTGTCTGCAGAGGAGTTTATGCATATGTTGTCAAAGAATAGGGAGTTTGACCAGAAGGAGGATAAGCTCAGCAAACAGGAGTTTGAGGAGAACTTTGACCTTTTTCTGAACTATAAACTCAAGGTGAAGGAAGCAGAGGCGCTTGGTATGGACGAGACTGTGGAGTTTCAGCGAGAGTTTAATGCGTTTAAGGAGGATTTAAAGAAACCATACATCCTGGAGACTTCTCTCCAAGAGGGGGAAATCAGAAAGGCCTATTCCAGAATGCAGGAAATCGTCCATGCCCAGCATATCTTATTGCGTTTTCCGGCCAATTCCGGTCGAGAAGACTCTGTGGCAGTGTTTCGAATGGCTGTAAAAATTAAAGAGCGGGCAGAGGCCGGTGAAGTGTTTTCCAAACTTGCAGAAGAATATTCCCAGGACCCTTCCGTCAAAAACAACCAAGGTGATCTGGGCTATTTTACTTCGCTGCAGATGGTGTACCCATTTGAAGACGCTGTTTATCAATTGAAGCCTGGGCAGGTTTCTGATCCTGTGCTCACGGATTTCGGCTATCATGTCATCAAACTCCTGGACCGGAAACCAAACCCCGGCCAAGTGAAGGTGTCTCATATTCTGATACGGACGGATCCTACTGATCCTCTTTCCGAAGATCGTGCCAAGCGGAAGATTACCGATATTTATGCCGCCCTCCAGAAAGAGGATACCAGTTGGGAAGAGGTATGTGAGTTGTTTTCAGAAGATACCAACACCAAGGAGAATGGCGGCGAGCTGCCCTGGTTTGGGGTAGGGGCTTTTCTGAAAGAGTTTGAAGATGCGGCTTTCGGACTAACTGAAATTGGTGAAATCTCTTCTCCGGTCAAGACTTCCTACGGATATCACATTATCCGGTTAGAGGATGAAAAACCACTTGCGCCGTATGAACAAGTGGAAGAAAGCCTGAAGTCAAAGATCCTAAGAGACAGTCGATCTGGGCTTATCAACAGCCAAGTGATCGCCATCCAAAAATCACGATATGATTTTATGGAAAATGGTACGGTGATCGCCACTGCCAAAGAGCTGGTCACTGGGCAGTCCACCGCATTAAAGGATCTTCGCGAGGTATATACTTCCCAAAACATTATGGACAGCACCTTATTCACTGTTAAAGGAGAAAGCAAGAAGGTGGCGGATTTGGTGGATTTCGTAGAGCGTGACGAAGTGGTCGTGAAAGTGGGGCGGAAAAATCCATTTGATGCGTGGTTCAGTAAATTCGTCGAAACCACGCTTGACCAGGCCGAAGAAGCAGATCTCATGGCCAATAATGATGATTTTAGGCTTTTGGTAAATGAATATAGGGAAGGAATCCTGCTGTTTAACCTAATGAATGAACAGGTTTGGCAGAAAGCACTTAAGGATACTGCTGGGCTAATGGAATATTTTGAAGGCCATCGAGATCAGTACATGTGGGAAGAACGTACTGAGGCGTTGATCGTATCGGTTTTAGCACCGGAAGCAGAAAAGCCCATCAAGGATTTCCTGGCCGGCACCCATTATCAAGCAGGCTTAAAAGAAGCGTTGGTGGATCATTTACCGTCGCTTTCGACGTTATCTTATAAAGTGGAAGAAGGGGTTTTTGAAGTCGATAACAATCCCGTTCTTAAGGCCATGGAAATACAGTCAGGGCTTCAGGAAGTAGAGGTGAATAATAAGCGTTATATTGCGCTCTTGGGCAAACAGTATCCAGAGGGGCCAAAAGCATTTAACGAAACGCGTGGGAAGGTCATACAGGATTACCAAGAATATCTAAACCAAACATTGATCAGTTTACTAAAACAGAATTTCATCATCCAGATTAATGAGGATGAAAAGTCGAGAGTCGAAAATATCGTTGTTGCACAGAACTAG
- a CDS encoding STAS domain-containing protein, producing MLTISKKQEDNHILLILDGQVDASNSVELDEAINDVVAQDHKNILVDGNKLEYISSAGLGVFMSYLEEFEEKNIHFLIYGLSEKVANVFHILGLDQLITIKPSKDEALETIHEA from the coding sequence ATGTTGACAATTAGTAAGAAGCAAGAAGACAATCACATCCTCCTCATCCTCGATGGACAGGTGGATGCCAGCAACTCAGTAGAGCTGGATGAAGCAATAAATGATGTCGTGGCCCAAGACCATAAGAATATCTTGGTAGACGGCAATAAGTTAGAATATATTTCCTCCGCAGGATTAGGCGTTTTTATGTCTTATTTGGAGGAGTTTGAAGAAAAAAACATTCATTTTTTGATTTATGGGCTATCCGAAAAGGTAGCCAATGTGTTCCATATCCTTGGGTTGGACCAGTTAATCACCATAAAACCAAGCAAGGACGAGGCCTTAGAGACCATCCATGAAGCATGA
- a CDS encoding peptidylprolyl isomerase, producing MHRTSWAILLSIMMGLVTGCGFFRVKSEEDATSSNSPAVASVDDIYLRKSDLNFVTREATTASDSTDLANRYVQSWVKKHLMIKEASQKVSVSKAELDKKLLDYKYALIVYEYEKAYIEKNLNKAVTEEEIKAYYEENIHNFTLKEIIVRANFIKMDKSLSQNEQADQLLTQTSESAKQELRELAIKSAANYYLEDSTWVKFDEIITNTPLAENQNKVQLLTRGKSLIKVEDDQYKYYFKVLEYKLQDQVPPVEFVRDEISKIIVNKRKVNLAERLQNEVYSRAKGNNEFKIYE from the coding sequence TTGCACAGAACTAGCTGGGCCATACTCCTGTCCATTATGATGGGACTGGTGACTGGTTGTGGATTTTTCAGGGTAAAATCTGAAGAAGATGCCACTTCCAGTAATAGCCCTGCAGTAGCCTCGGTAGATGATATCTATTTGCGTAAATCGGATTTAAATTTTGTGACCAGGGAAGCGACCACCGCAAGTGACAGCACTGACCTGGCAAATCGTTACGTACAATCTTGGGTGAAGAAGCACTTGATGATCAAAGAAGCCAGTCAAAAGGTGTCTGTCAGTAAAGCGGAGCTCGACAAGAAATTATTGGACTATAAGTATGCGTTGATAGTCTATGAGTATGAAAAGGCCTATATCGAAAAAAACCTAAACAAGGCGGTGACAGAGGAGGAGATCAAAGCGTATTATGAAGAAAATATTCATAATTTCACCCTTAAAGAAATCATTGTACGGGCCAATTTTATCAAAATGGACAAGTCGCTTTCCCAAAATGAACAAGCAGACCAGCTGTTAACCCAAACCAGTGAATCTGCCAAACAAGAGTTGAGGGAATTAGCGATCAAGTCTGCAGCAAACTATTATTTGGAAGATTCCACATGGGTAAAATTCGATGAAATCATTACAAATACGCCTTTGGCAGAGAACCAAAACAAAGTCCAGCTGCTTACCAGGGGCAAGTCCCTGATAAAAGTCGAGGATGATCAATATAAGTACTATTTTAAGGTGCTGGAATATAAGCTCCAAGATCAAGTTCCTCCTGTGGAATTTGTCAGAGATGAAATCTCTAAAATTATTGTCAATAAAAGAAAAGTCAACCTAGCAGAACGCCTTCAAAATGAAGTTTATTCGAGAGCAAAAGGTAATAATGAATTTAAAATATATGAATAA